In one Pseudomonas sp. Bout1 genomic region, the following are encoded:
- a CDS encoding aminotransferase class V-fold PLP-dependent enzyme, which translates to MSNRRAFLKQAGILAAGLPLTASLPALAHATPQAPAPRDKWAQLRLLFNQDPDYLHFSNFLITTHPKPVREAIEKHRAALDKNPGLAMDWDLGVIEEREEQVRAWAGRYLQANARQIALTGSTTEGLAMIYGGVHVRPDQEILTTEHEHYATHTILALRTERDGTHVRKIRLFKDPQTATKTEILEAINSSIRPETRVLGMCWVHSGSGVKLPIADIGALVDKHNRGRSDADRILYVVDGVHGFGVDDLSFPAMNCDFFIAGTHKWMFGPRGTGIVCSRFEEVKYVTPIIPTFSEATAFSTTMTPGGYHSFEHRWALDEAFKLHLELGKAEVQARIHALNSYLKKRLLEHPQIELVTPLSPELSAGFTFFRIKHKDSDKVAAYLMQNRVVADAVHRDVGPVIRTAPGLLNNEQEIDRFMALLGTQLRAA; encoded by the coding sequence ATGAGCAACCGCAGAGCCTTTCTAAAGCAGGCCGGGATTCTCGCCGCCGGCCTGCCACTGACCGCCAGCTTGCCCGCCTTGGCACACGCGACGCCACAGGCGCCTGCGCCTCGGGACAAATGGGCGCAACTGCGCCTGTTGTTCAATCAGGATCCGGATTACCTGCACTTCTCCAACTTCTTGATCACCACGCATCCCAAACCGGTGCGTGAGGCCATCGAAAAGCACCGCGCCGCCCTCGATAAAAACCCGGGGCTGGCGATGGATTGGGACCTGGGCGTGATCGAAGAACGCGAAGAGCAGGTGCGGGCCTGGGCGGGGCGCTACCTGCAAGCCAATGCCAGGCAGATAGCGCTTACCGGCAGCACCACCGAAGGGCTGGCGATGATCTACGGCGGCGTACACGTGCGCCCCGATCAGGAAATTCTGACCACCGAGCACGAACACTACGCCACCCACACCATCCTCGCCCTGCGCACCGAACGCGATGGCACGCACGTGCGCAAAATCCGCCTGTTCAAAGACCCGCAAACCGCCACCAAAACCGAAATCCTTGAGGCCATCAACAGCAGCATTCGCCCCGAAACCCGTGTATTGGGCATGTGCTGGGTGCATTCGGGTAGCGGCGTGAAACTGCCAATCGCCGACATCGGTGCGCTGGTGGATAAGCACAACCGCGGCCGCAGCGATGCGGATCGCATCCTCTACGTGGTGGATGGCGTGCATGGCTTCGGCGTCGACGACCTGAGCTTCCCCGCGATGAACTGCGACTTCTTCATCGCCGGCACCCATAAATGGATGTTCGGCCCGCGTGGCACCGGCATCGTCTGCAGCCGCTTTGAAGAGGTCAAATACGTGACTCCGATCATCCCGACCTTCTCCGAGGCCACGGCTTTCTCGACCACCATGACGCCCGGCGGCTACCACTCGTTCGAGCATCGCTGGGCGCTCGACGAGGCGTTCAAGCTGCACCTGGAACTGGGCAAGGCCGAGGTTCAGGCGCGCATTCATGCACTCAACAGCTATCTGAAAAAGCGCTTGCTGGAGCACCCGCAAATCGAGCTGGTTACCCCGTTGAGCCCAGAGCTTTCCGCCGGTTTTACCTTCTTCCGGATCAAGCACAAGGACAGTGACAAAGTCGCCGCCTACCTGATGCAAAACCGCGTGGTCGCCGACGCCGTCCATCGTGATGTGGGCCCGGTGATTCGCACGGCCCCCGGCCTGCTGAACAACGAGCAGGAAATCGACCGTTTCATGGCGCTGCTTGGCACGCAGCTTAGAGCTGCCTGA
- a CDS encoding formylglycine-generating enzyme family protein, whose translation MNSELRSFSLKSLALAGLLASLLPGLAQAAETSKPGKVFKDCKDCPEMVVLPTGTFTMGTPENEVGREPDEGPLHPVTFAKPLAISRFQVLKREWFAYLRDTGYQMPDGDTRPGRACKAGIPDYQGSDPSKQYTDKHPAVCMDFPEAEAYVAWLSKKTGKHYRLVSESLREYAARAGSTGSFPFPFDEGKEYSIAQHANTYGAADGYNFTSPAGSFPANAFGVYDMHGNVYEWTADCYNDSYVGAPSDGSARLTGKCEVRQIRGNDWGEAPVFSRSGNRNATYTDTRGDWLGLRVARDL comes from the coding sequence ATGAACAGTGAGCTGCGTAGCTTTTCCTTGAAGTCACTGGCCCTCGCCGGCCTGCTCGCCAGCCTGCTGCCGGGGCTTGCGCAGGCAGCCGAAACCAGCAAGCCGGGCAAGGTGTTCAAAGACTGCAAGGATTGCCCGGAAATGGTCGTGCTGCCCACCGGCACCTTCACCATGGGCACGCCGGAAAACGAAGTCGGCCGTGAACCCGATGAAGGCCCATTGCACCCGGTGACCTTCGCCAAACCGCTGGCCATCAGCCGCTTCCAGGTGCTCAAGCGTGAATGGTTTGCCTACCTCAGAGACACCGGCTACCAGATGCCCGACGGCGATACCCGCCCGGGCCGTGCGTGCAAGGCCGGCATCCCTGATTACCAGGGCAGCGACCCGAGCAAGCAATACACCGACAAACATCCGGCGGTGTGCATGGACTTCCCCGAGGCCGAGGCTTACGTGGCATGGCTGTCGAAAAAGACCGGCAAGCATTATCGACTGGTCAGCGAGTCCCTGCGCGAATACGCCGCCCGGGCTGGCAGCACCGGTTCATTCCCCTTCCCGTTCGATGAGGGCAAGGAATACAGCATCGCCCAACATGCGAACACCTATGGCGCTGCCGACGGCTACAACTTCACCTCGCCGGCTGGCAGCTTCCCGGCCAATGCCTTCGGCGTCTATGACATGCACGGCAACGTTTATGAGTGGACCGCCGATTGCTACAACGACAGCTATGTCGGCGCGCCAAGCGATGGCAGCGCCCGGCTGACCGGCAAGTGCGAAGTTCGCCAGATCCGCGGCAATGACTGGGGTGAAGCACCGGTGTTCTCGCGCTCGGGCAACCGCAACGCAACGTATACCGACACCCGCGGCGACTGGCTTGGCTTGCGTGTCGCCCGGGATCTGTAG